A part of Neovison vison isolate M4711 chromosome 8, ASM_NN_V1, whole genome shotgun sequence genomic DNA contains:
- the GEMIN6 gene encoding gem-associated protein 6, whose product MNEWMRKGPLEWQDYTYKEVKVTASEKEYKGWVLTTDPVSANIVLVNFLEDGSMSVTGIMGHAVQTVETVNEGDHRVREKLMHLFTSGDCKAYSPEDLEKRRNSLKKWLEKNHIPITEQGDSQRTLCVAGVLTIDPPYGPENCSSSNEIILSRVQDLIQGHLAACQ is encoded by the exons ATGAACGAATGGATGAGGAAAGGCCCCTTAGAATGGCAAGATTACACGTACAAAGAAGTCAAAGTGACAGCCAGTGAGAAGGAGTATAAAGGATGGGTTTTAACCACAGACCCAGTTTCTGCCAA TATTGTCCTTGTGAACTTCCTGGAAGATGGCAGCATGTCTGTGACTGGAATTATGGGCCATGCTGTGCAGACCGTTGAAACTGTGAACGAAGGGGACCACAGAGTCAGAGAGAAGCTGATGCATTTGTTCACGTCTGGAGACTGCAAGGCCTACAGCCCTGAGGatctggagaagagaaggaatagCCTAAAGAAATGGCTCGAGAAGAACCACATCCCCATCACAGAACAGGGAGATTCACAAAGGACTCTGTGTGTGGCTGGGGTTCTGACTATAGACCCGCCCTATGGTCCAGAAAATTGCAGCAGTTCTAATGAGATTATTCTGTCCCGTGTTCAGGATCTTATTCAAGGACATCTTGCAGCTTGCCAGTGA
- the LOC122915773 gene encoding tetratricopeptide repeat protein 39B-like gives MSFTLSKREKDKGSNFTSFTLSKAESEEDKFEDAYEVIPVATTMTLTSSLEECTTGLYLFLNNRFSEAIDLIHPWSKNSIYHALIYNILMVVKAILTVDPLDLQTGMTATKEALKTCNSFRRKSRMTSFSHLMSKQGIKAIKEEELHAEVCYAECLILRATITFIQDDSMFGLLKSAINIGLSYQIYKDCQQVLTQIPYNHSKTYQHLVGGVKFGFGAFNLILSLVPPKTLKLLNIAGYSGDKEVGLTLLHESASGSHINNILSVLTLFFYYSYIYTAVGVEKGQNSAVEDLFLIYLQKFPNCVILKFFHARFSMLKGNFGNAQLVLEECILIQNEWKQVHHLCYWELMWCHIFLRNWKQAYRYADLLYHNSKWSKAIYMYSKAMLHALLPSESVRSGSEDINSLFLKVDSLRIKILGTSVPIEKFASDKGQRYGTTTGWFTVQPILEFIYIWSGFHVMSKKLDLISSWLSIINRGQDLLRENPNKEYGTDDISLLNLLKGLCLKHLGRYSTAEQYFHRVIQKEKLLKYDHYLVPYAYYELGILHYLKGDYDSATKNLDNIKNYKDYSMEARLQFRAHIALEQIAKEK, from the coding sequence CAACAATGACTCTAACCTCTTCCCTGGAAGAATGCACAACTGGATTGTATTTATTCCTGAATAACAGATTCTCAGAGGCCATAGATCTCATTCATCCGTGGTCGAAAAACAGCATCTACCATGCCCTGATTTATAACATCCTTATGGTTGTCAAGGCCATCTTGACTGTTGATCCCCTGGATCTACAGACTGGAATGACTGCCACAAAGGAGGCTTTGAAAACCTGTAACAGTTTCCGAAGAAAATCTAGGATGACAAGTTTTTCTCATCTCATGAGTAAACAGGGAATAAAGGCTATCAAAGAGGAGGAATTGCATGCGGAAGTCTGCTATGCTGAGTGTTTGATTCTGAGAGCCACCATCACATTTATACAGGATGACAGTATGTTTGGTCTTCTTAAAAGTGCAATCAACATTGGGTTAAGCTATCAAATATACAAAGACTGTCAACAAGTATTAACACAGATACCTTACAACCACAGCAAAACCTACCAACACCTGGTTGGAGGAGTAAAATTCGGATTTGGAGCATTCAACCTGATCTTATCGCTTGTGCCACCAAAGACCCTTAAACTGCTCAATATTGCTGGATATTCTGGTGATAAGGAGGTAGGACTGACTTTACTTCATGAGAGTGCATCCGGATCCCATATCAATAATATCTTAAGTGTTTTGACTCTCTTCTTTTACTACAGTTATATCTATACAGCTGTTGGTGTTGAAAAGGGTCAGAATTCTGCTGTGGAGGACCTCTTCCTAATCTACCTCCAGAAATTTCCAAACTGTGTCatacttaaattttttcatgCGCGTTTTAGTATGCTGAAAGGAAACTTTGGAAACGCACAGTTAGTATTAGAGGAGTGCATTTTGATTCAAAACGAATGGAAGCAGGTTCATCACCTGTGTTACTGGGAACTCATGTGGTGCCACATTTTTCTGCGGAATTGGAAGCAGGCTTACCGCTATGCTGATCTACTATATCATAACAGCAAGTGGTCCAAGGCAATATACATGTACAGTAAAGCTATGCTACATGCTCTGCTTCCTTCGGAGTCTGTCAGATCAGGGAGTGAGGACATAAACTCTCTCTTCTTAAAAGTGGATAGCCTGAGAATCAAAATCTTGGGAACTTCTGTGCCAATAGAAAAGTTTGCTTCTGACAAGGGTCAGCGCTACGGCACTACCACGGGCTGGTTCACAGTCCAGCCCATCCTGGAATTCATTTACATCTGGAGTGGTTTCCATGTCATGAGCAAAAAATTAGACCTTATATCAAGCTGGCTCTCGATAATTAATAGAGGACAAGACCTTCTACGAGAAAATCCAAATAAAGAGTATGGCACAGATGACATCAGTTTGTTAAATTTACTGAAAGGTCTATGCCTGAAACACTTAGGCAGATATTCGACAGCTGAACAGTACTTTCATCGTGTCATTCAGAAGGAGAAATTGTTAAAATATGACCACTACTTAGTGCCGTATGCTTATTATGAACTAGGAATTCTTCACTATCTAAAAGGAGATTATGACAGTGCAACAAAAAACCTAGACAACATAAAAAACTACAAAGACTATTCCATGGAAGCCCGATTACAGTTCAGGGCTCACATAGCTCTTGaacaaatagccaaagaaaagtGA